The segment TAAATAGGCGATGATCATCGCCAAACTCACGAACACTAATATAAACTTCCATAGACTGAGAACTTTAAACAAATAGCCTCTAAAGTCAAAACTTAATCGACTAGACTCTGTCTGTTCAAATTCATCATGTGTGTTATAATCTTTCATCTATAGTCTAGTAACAAGAACAATTGTAGTGGTTATCAAGGAGAGTACCGTAGCAATCGTCCCCAGTGTTTGAACTAAAGTTACTCCCGTTCCAATTGATTTTTGTTTGAGAGGTTTCACATAAATAATATCGTTAGGCTGTATGTAATAATACGGTGATTTCATCACTTCAATATCGGTTAAATCTACAGTATGTATTTTTTGGCCTTGTGGATATTGTCTGATAATCTGCACTTCTTTTCTGTTACCCGTCACAGGCATGTCACCAACATTAGCTAAGGCCTCAAAAATATTAACCCGTTCTTGAAATAAGGTTTGTGTGCCCGGTGAGCCTACTTCTCCTGTAGCAGTATACCGCAAGCCAGCTAATTTAACGGTAACAAAAATATTAGCTGTTTCCTTAAATTGATCTTCCAATAACATATTGGTAATTTGTCTTTCAATCTCTTCCATCGTATATCCAAGAACATTTAAGGTGCCTAAAGTTGGTACCCGTATGTTGCCATGTACGTCTATCGTAAAGCCATCAAAATAAGCGCGCTCAGCACTGGAAGCGTTCAAATTACCTTCCCCAACTGGGTTAAAAATAGTGACGTTTTCCTGGTCTAAGACCTTAATACGAATATTTAAAATATCATTGACTTGCGCGCGATACAGCTTTGGTTGTTCTACCATAGTTTGCGTAGAGTCCAATGCTGTGTTTTTATTTTGAAGATATACAATGTCTTTTTGTGGAATACATGATGTAACTAACGCACATAATAAGACACCTGTAAGCACTAATAATCTATTCATTGTTAAGTTGCTTGATGCTTCACAAATATAACCTATCACTATTAATATCAAAACTATTCCTCGATTTTTTAGCCCTACCAGTTACTGTTTAAGTTTCTGAAAAAAGAAAATGAAGATTATTCTCTTAATCTAATTTACAAGAATCACGCCTAGCAGAAGTTATGATTTGTTTTGCTCATGATATATACCGGAAAAAAGCACATATTATTGCCTTAAATTAAAAGGTAAATGGTATAATATCGCTTTCTTTGTAAAAAAATCGTCTTGAACTATCTTACTGTTGAACATATCTCAAAATCCTATGGCGAATTAGAGCTTTTTAAAGACCTCTCGTTTAGTATTCACAAGGATGATAAAATTGCCTTTGTCGCCAAAAATGGAAGCGGCAAAACTTCTATTCTCAATATCCTATCAGGAGCAGATACGGCAGATTCCGGACAAGTGGTCATGAGAAATGGATTGCGCATCTCTTTTTTGTCGCAATCCCCACAGTTTGATCCTAACCTCACTATTAACGAAACCATTTTCAATTCCGATTCTCCGCAATTAAAAATCATCGAGAATTACGAAAAAGCATTACTCAATCCAGAGGACGCCGAGGCCTATCAGAAAGCTTTTGAGCAAATGGACCTCCATAATGCCTGGGAATTTGAACTGCAATTCAAACAAATTTTATCACAACTTAAACTTGACGATCTCGAGCAAAAGATTGATACCATGTCTGGCGGACAGCTAAAAAGACTGGCATTAGCCCAGGCATTAATTAGCAATCCTGATCTATTAGTACTTGATGAACCCACCAACCACCTAGATCTAGAAATGATTGAATGGTTGGAACAGTATTTTGCAAAGTCACAGTTTACCTTATTTATGGTCACGCATGATCGTTATTTTTTAGAACGTGTATGTACTGAAATTATTGAACTTGATGAAGGCAAACTCTATACCTATAAAGGAAATTACTCGTATTATTTAGAAAACAAAGAAGCGCGCATCAGTCAGGAGCAAGTCGAAACTGGAAAGGCAAAACAACTCTTTAAAAAGGAATTGGAATGGATGCGTCGCCAACCTAAAGCGAGAACGACCAAATCGAAATCACGTATTGATGATTTTTCAGATATTAAAAAACGTGCCCACCAGCGTCGAAGTGATCATAAGGTTCAACTTGAGATTAATATGGAACGCTTAGGAAGCAAGATTGTAGAATTCCATAACGTTTCAAAAGCCTTTGAAGACAAAGTCATTCTAGACAAATTTGAATATACCTTTAAACGTGGCGAGCGGATAGGGATTATTGGTAAAAATGGGACTGGAAAATCAACGTTTTTAAATATGCTT is part of the Formosa sp. Hel1_31_208 genome and harbors:
- a CDS encoding ABC-F family ATP-binding cassette domain-containing protein, which gives rise to MNYLTVEHISKSYGELELFKDLSFSIHKDDKIAFVAKNGSGKTSILNILSGADTADSGQVVMRNGLRISFLSQSPQFDPNLTINETIFNSDSPQLKIIENYEKALLNPEDAEAYQKAFEQMDLHNAWEFELQFKQILSQLKLDDLEQKIDTMSGGQLKRLALAQALISNPDLLVLDEPTNHLDLEMIEWLEQYFAKSQFTLFMVTHDRYFLERVCTEIIELDEGKLYTYKGNYSYYLENKEARISQEQVETGKAKQLFKKELEWMRRQPKARTTKSKSRIDDFSDIKKRAHQRRSDHKVQLEINMERLGSKIVEFHNVSKAFEDKVILDKFEYTFKRGERIGIIGKNGTGKSTFLNMLTNSQQPDSGKIIIGDTVKFGYYTQGGIAVKPQQKVIEVIKEFGEFIPLAKGRQISAKQLLERFLFDGKKQHDYVEKLSGGEQKRLYLCTVLIQNPNFLILDEPTNDLDIVTLNILEEFLLDFPGCLLVVSHDRYFMDKIVDHLFVFKGDGVVQDFPGNYSDYRTYEASTPAASKVTVETSKVSVEKEKDYKAEKLSYNEQKEYKNIESKIRSLELDKKILEEKFNDASLTQEQINKLSLQLQTIINTIEEKEMRWLELSEKFES
- a CDS encoding polysaccharide biosynthesis/export family protein, coding for MNRLLVLTGVLLCALVTSCIPQKDIVYLQNKNTALDSTQTMVEQPKLYRAQVNDILNIRIKVLDQENVTIFNPVGEGNLNASSAERAYFDGFTIDVHGNIRVPTLGTLNVLGYTMEEIERQITNMLLEDQFKETANIFVTVKLAGLRYTATGEVGSPGTQTLFQERVNIFEALANVGDMPVTGNRKEVQIIRQYPQGQKIHTVDLTDIEVMKSPYYYIQPNDIIYVKPLKQKSIGTGVTLVQTLGTIATVLSLITTTIVLVTRL